From the uncultured Flavobacterium sp. genome, the window TTGTTTAACATAGCGATTAATTGTTCTGTGTTTTCTTTTACCATTCCGTAATCATTAACGTCGTAAGTGCCATACCAATCGATCAAAACTCCATCAATTCCTGAGTATTTCATCAATAATAAATGATTTTCAATCACATTTTTATCGCCGGAATGGTATGGTCCAATAAGTGGATAGTAATAAGATGCAATTTCTCTGCGACCGTTTGCTTCTATATTGTTCGGGTTTTTATTGACCATTGTCCAGTGATATCCCCATTTTTTATCGGCACTACTTTCATTGGTTTCAAACCAAGGCATATAATGAACGTAAATTTTGGTACTGTTTGTTTTTTCGATCGCAACAGGAGCGAGTGTTTCCGGCTCTGTAGGTTTGTCTGAACCTTTGTCGTCACTGCTGCAACTAGTGGCGACCAGAATGTTCATGATCCCAAAAAACAATAATGTGATAGATCTTTTCATATTGATGTATTGTTTATTTTTATGACTGGCTCGTGATATTCTTGTTTTTTGGCCACAGATTAAAAGGATTAAAAAGGATTTTTTATTATACTTTATTTGCTCACGATCTGTGATTAAATTATTTCACGCAGATTTTGCAGATTAAAGCAGATTTAATTTAGATATAGTTATAATAAATCTGCAGAATCTGCTTAAATCATTTTAAATCTGCGTGAAACATTTTTTTAAATCATTTTAATCCTTTTAATCTGTGGCTAAAAAAAATATAAAACATGTCAGCCTTCCACGACTAACCAACATGGAAGACTGACATTCAAAACCTAATACCCAGGATTTTGTTTCAGGTTTTTATTTGTTGTTAATACAGTACTCGGAATTGGGAATATTGCTCTGTATTTCTCCGTTGCTCCTTTTTCCCACCATGGCGCGAAGAATGTTCCAAAACGGATATTATCTGTTCTTCTTCTTCCTTCAAAGGTGAATTCTTTTAGCAATTCCTGATCGATAAAATGAAGGTCTATCGTTGTAGGCATTTCTTCTCCGGCGCGTGCTGTTACTTGTTGTAAAAATGGTTTTGCCAAATCTGGAGATCCCAAACGAACGTAACATTCGGCTTGCATCATTAAAATCTCGGCATAACGAATTAAAACAAAATCATGATCGCGCTCCCAAGTCTCTCCGGCTTTCATTTCGTATTTTCCTAAACGAACTCCTTGATTTTCTTTGGCGTCAGCTACACTGGTAACTTCTTCTGTATAGGTAAGAGGTTCACCGTTATCCATAATAATAACCTGTCCGGTTGCCAAATTGATCTGATCTCCGGCAACCATACATTTTCTTCTTTTGTCTGTTGCTGCAAATGCAGAGTAAACTCCCGGTTGTGCACACATTCCGTTGGCACTCCAAGGATAATCTCCAGTTGCTGAAACGGTTAATTTATGCAGATAATGACAAGACATAGAATTCATATAGTTTCCTACTGTTCCAGCTTTTGAATCATACGGAATTGCAAAAATAATTTCTGGTGATTTTTGATTTTCTGTTGCAAAATTGGCAAAGAAATCAGGTGTCAAAGTATATCCTGTTACCTTCTGGCACATGTTGATACAATCTTGCCAACGCGCTGTTCCAATAAAAGCTTCAGAGTTTAAATACAATCTGGCAAGAATAGAATATGCTACATTTTTTGTCAGTTTAGAATACACTACATTTGAAGTTAAATACGGAATTGCATCCAACAATTCTTTTTCGACAAAATCATATACTTGTTTTCTTGTAGAATTTGATGGTAAAGAAGTATCTTCAAAGTTGACAACGATGGGCACATTCCCGAATAAATCTAAAAGATTGTAGTAATAATAAGCTCGTAACGCTTTTAACTCTGCATAGATTGGTGCTTTTGCCGCAGTTGTCAATGATGATTTGTCTATTTGATAAATAATCGAATTGATCTTTGCTATTCCGGTATAGTTGTAACGCCAAGCCGAAAGTATCATACGATTGTCCGACTTCCAGGTATGTCTTTGAGCGTCCTGATATTGCCCGCCATCGTACCAGTTTGTTCCTCTGGTAGGAATTGTGGCTTCATCAGAAACGGTTTCGTTTAAAAAGAATACATACTCACAAGTTGGATAATTATTTGATATTCCATCGGCAAATCCTCTTAATGAAGAATAAGCTCCACCAACTAATGCATCGATTTCTTTTGGAGTATTCCCAAAATTTCCATCTTCTACTTTATCATATAAATCTTCGTTTAGATTGGTACATGATATCGTAAAAAGCATGCTCATCAATATTGCTGCTGTTATTTTGATTTTCATTTTTTATATTTTTGAGTTAATTCGCTTAATTATTAAACGTGAAATTTAATCCTACAGAAATTGTTGTTGGCCTAGGATAATTATTGTACTTATCGATTCCCGGAGCTGCAAGACCTGTTTGGTCAACGCCATCCTGAGCGTTTAAACCAATCTCCGGATCTACACCTTTGTAACCTGTAATTACAAAAAGATTTTCTCCCATAAGATAAACTCTGAATTTTGAACCTTTAAGTTTTAATGGTAAAGTATATCCAACTGAAAGTGTCTGAAGTCTAAAGAATGAAGCATCTTCGATCCAATAACTGGAATATTTTGGTGAAGATGTAATGCCGCTATTCAGGAAATCATCCGGAACGTTGAAAGTTGGTAATCTGTTAGGATCGTTCAACATCATGTTTGTCGCATTTAAGGCT encodes:
- a CDS encoding RagB/SusD family nutrient uptake outer membrane protein; the protein is MKIKITAAILMSMLFTISCTNLNEDLYDKVEDGNFGNTPKEIDALVGGAYSSLRGFADGISNNYPTCEYVFFLNETVSDEATIPTRGTNWYDGGQYQDAQRHTWKSDNRMILSAWRYNYTGIAKINSIIYQIDKSSLTTAAKAPIYAELKALRAYYYYNLLDLFGNVPIVVNFEDTSLPSNSTRKQVYDFVEKELLDAIPYLTSNVVYSKLTKNVAYSILARLYLNSEAFIGTARWQDCINMCQKVTGYTLTPDFFANFATENQKSPEIIFAIPYDSKAGTVGNYMNSMSCHYLHKLTVSATGDYPWSANGMCAQPGVYSAFAATDKRRKCMVAGDQINLATGQVIIMDNGEPLTYTEEVTSVADAKENQGVRLGKYEMKAGETWERDHDFVLIRYAEILMMQAECYVRLGSPDLAKPFLQQVTARAGEEMPTTIDLHFIDQELLKEFTFEGRRRTDNIRFGTFFAPWWEKGATEKYRAIFPIPSTVLTTNKNLKQNPGY